actgattttcacAAATGGCCGCAGTTGTATTACTGGATTTGCCGTCTCTCGAAAACCCTAGACAAAATACAAACTTTTAGAAATCTTGACGTCCAAATGTTAATGTCATATATGTCTAATAATAGATCTTGggtggagtatttttggaatcgtatacctctcgaaaatcgaatttacagtactgttacctacctaaatagtAATCATTTTGTTAgattcattttaccaaaactggATGATGAGCAGCTTGATAAATACGTCAATGATGGGTATGGTCGTGGTAATGGTTATGCGTTGTATATGATGTTTCTCGATCTTAATTGCGATGAATGGGTCGTCCTGAGAACCTGGCACCATATTAGAAACATTATAAAGgaaagtaattttacaaaattgatcgTTCATATGTTTCAAATTGAGGATCTTGATGGACAGGAGTACCATGATCAGGAAAAGTGGGAGTATTTGTGTTGTCAGATATGGAACCATTCGCCTCCTGCTTTGAAATCATCGGTGATTAGAGTAATCTCTTCCAACAATAGCTGGTTGGAAGATTTTGATCAGATAAACGACGAGTTGCTATTGACTATTCTGCAAGATGCAtctttggaagaaaaaaacttattcttGCGTAATTGCTGGAGTGAGTTATTTATACAAGTTCGAAGAAAAAATGTGCAAAGACTGATCGAATTATGCTTCGAGGATCAAGATGAGATTAATCAGTTCAAGCAAGACGTCATGATTAACAGCAGAGATGTCCTTCAATACTGTGTGGAATTATTGGAAGAGTCGTGTTTCGAAGAATTGAACGCCTTTGTGAGGTTCTGTTGTACCGAATTGCAAGCAGCGAGAAATCTTAAACAACGAATACTGCGGTCGGCTTTTCTCGATGGTGATTGCAAACTTAGTCCTGACCATATCCGTAGAATCGAAGacctcaaaaaatttggtaatgATGCTTTCGACAACGTTGATgagtttaaaaatctgctggtgtTTTCCTCTTCATTTATGTGGCGTTTATGGTACCTGATTTTCTACGAACGTGTTTCTTCGGAAACGATCGTCAACTTTATTACTACCCTGTTTTCAACGGAAGGAACAGTAATGCAAGTCAAAAATAGTTTGATTGATTCGTTTAAAGAACGTTTGGCGAATAACGTCTATCTACTTAGTGACTCTGAGTTGAACCCGATTTTACTATGGTGTTTGGGAAGTGACGAAGCAGTTGAAGAATTCAAACTGAACTGCTCTTCGCTGTAGAGCCAGATGGCCGTGGAAATCTAGCCAGTgtgtttgtgattttttattctaaatcaaTGTTATGTTATGTTATTATGTTTTCTACGTATTTCTAATTCTTTTAATTTgatttacttacttgaaaatttcatgagaCCTCTTACGTCTTCTATCTGCGAGTTTCAGCTAGTTAATGATTTTTGTGAGGAATTCAAGAATGCTGAGCGATTGATTCGAGCTCTTTTAATCGTATTCAGGCAGTTTTGcatagtttaaaatttttctctcatttttgtttttgaaatgaactgtTAATTTAATGAAGGTTTGAATCCTGTTACTGCAGTTCAATTTCAAACGAATCTTCGAATTTTTTGTTGCTATTTTTACGATCCGTTTCACAATAAGTATGTAGTACTTCTACTtatgtttcatttatttatataaatagtttttttttcattattttcgattttttgcgttacttaagtattatttttatccTAATTTTTCGGTGAAAGGGTAggaaccccccctcccccccccccgatgaGATAGGCAAAATTCCCTCAACttcggatttcgatgaaactcacagggtatgtttagtaccccgaaaaaataattttgggcccatagcacGCTCCCCACCCCACTCTCTTCAAccaggggggggggcaaaaacgcgcttttcagggggaaaattctgCATCGACGCGTGTTtcagataaattgattctgtaaacgaatatatagttagaggatacatggcgatacctccctgaattttttcagaatttttcatcgcatggggggggggagaagagggaacaaaagaaaactttaaatcaacattactccggaactaaaaaacataccaaaatggTTTTTTCGTCAattatgtatctttaggtctactttctataaaAGTCATCACctggccatttggagtggtaggtcaagctcaaaagctcaaaaattctcaaaaaaaccacgttttttacgtttttctccaaaaatatgggcaaatggcggaaattgaagagaaccaagttgttctgCGTGAAGTTTTACCTCAGAAGGtgtgattgaaaattcatttataccgcgtgATCGCaaaactacacgcgcagaagtatttttgcttatatcAGCTATAGCTGAatgggtattcctgggtaaaataggtgaaatgcccctgtcctcagatttctgaaattttgatgaagcaTTGTTGggcacctttaaaaaaatgtcggagcTAAAAAATTCCCCTCACCCCAcctcccttgctcacaataacgaaaaaacgattttttcggggggggggggatcatgcttcaacgagttttgaaaaaaaaatctgttttcacTCAAAATGGAAGAGACAGTATAATGAAAGTACaaaggtatttgagattctgcgttgatatgctattgccatcaaaatccaaggcctcttttagggttctactgagcgattgaaaatttaaaaatcttttttttggtgggaggggggtATTACTAGTTTATCTGgtggtttgaaaatattttcttcgcaaaagtttTGCAATAATgacgaacaaattttgaaagataatatatttctgaaactgaagaaatattttggaacgcagtgatgccaatattttaggtttcaaaaaatcgagatgggtcgtcatttttctcaaaataaattgtGTACAGGGGCTACATGCAGtgaaaaaaacacggttttttcgaaaataccccaACTTTGAGGGCACATCCCTTTAGGGACACTTCTGGaactagaatttttctgtacaactttcaactcaaaatgacggtttttgctgaaattggtaaaaatccagtttttgttcttttttttgtgatctACCCCATCTAggaggtaggtatacctatgatgttttcaatgtacttggtaactcacataaaaatttaatcattgacaccaaaaagaaacctttttgATAGCTTTGAGTTGGATAacatgtacttgaaaagtacttgtaattcaagaaaactttgattaagaagttgcatggcgtgaatagcgctataatgaagcatttttcacaaaaaaactaatttttgggcaacccctctccccaatgtgACCGTTAgtagggtccaactgcaaatcaaacttcatattcgtgttcagcgagttcgattcatatgataacgatacccattatattgtcaatttttgagtttttgaagatggcctacctggagggaaaatttgaaaaaaacactaattatagtactcatgcagatacatttctgaaaaataaagttcttatgcttgaattaggttcggagatacggcggtttcaaattttcttttgtcaatatcccCCCACTGGGgggccaacaattttttaaaaaaattcacgttgctagAATGATATcttcttcaagtattttgagtaaatacagatttttttgaaaaaaacttggttttttgagagtttttgaacttttgagcttgactCACCActtcaaatctcaaaatggccgggtgatgacttctatagaaagtagacctacgACCTAGGGATACATAATTGACGAAATAGTTCCAGCGTAATgccgatttaaagttttcttttgtgcCCCCTTCTCCcaccatgcgatgaaaaattctgaaaaaattcagggaggtaccccccatgtatcctctaactataaatattcgtttacagaataaatttatctcaaacacgcgccgatgcagaattttcccccaaaaaaacgcgtttttggcCCCCCCTGGCTGAGATGgtgggtggggtggggagcgggctatgggcccaacattttttttcgggggtattaaacataccctgtgagtttcatcgaaatccgaggttaagggaattttgcctatcttatcggtgggtgggtgggggggggggtaccctttgaagtctaatttttgtggaaattgttAGTTAGTCCtactttcatcaaaaagttctaattttatctacaattgtgaaaaaagtctcaaaattgccaaagagaTCTCGTTTTTGTCAAAGTGGTCAGAAAGTCACGTTTTCGTTTTCGTGCATCACCAactgtaggtagtaggtactaaaatgtgcagttttttttttcgtaatcaaTTAATTgtgtaatttaccgtaattgtCCATTAAATtaagtagaggagaaggtaGGAATGGTACGATTATCAATTATTATGGAccatggtacaaatatggacccctcaTGGTTTAGAGAAAACTACTGACACTACGGTCATGCTgcgtactaaaaattataccagTGGTGTAGTATCGATAATCCaggtacttatttcggatccatgaaTCTCTTATCAGCAATTAATTGTTCTTTTTGCGCGTTTTTTTCTTCCTAGTGGaaaattttacgagtttttCCCTTGGTGAtcgatcaacttcaaataacgtttggaaaaaatatcattagcgaagtaagtagctttcAATGTGTACTTTCAGAATATTATACTTTCATAGTTTTGTACCTTGTTTTTactcaactgattttcataaactgagccgattttttgtatgggtataaatatggacacCTAGATTtgtttacctaattttgattcaatgtttAGTAGATTGCCGATAAAAGCGTTATTAAtgaagaagacaagtccaaagtggcgaaaaacatcttcaaacatatttttgtacaattttctgcaattattagacattttttgagggggttcATATTTCTACTAATtattgcaacttttttaaatttcaaatttctccgtgagtcttaaccattaaaaaaaaatgttttggccTCTGGAatggtttatttgaaaaaaaatttgatgattttttattataCCTTTTAAGCCAAAAAGTTAGAGGGGGTacatttgtaccttctcctctacatttatttttcattttttttacttcttattttcgttatttcttTCTGATCTTGAGATTTTATGGGACGccctaaaaataaataatgaatttctTAAACAGCACAAATGAATGATGAATGTGATGAAAGCGTACGctacgaattttttgaataatttaatgaAACAGGGTTCGCGAAATCATTAATTCGATCTCTACAATTTATTCTAGGTTCGAATGGAAGTTGAACAACATCAAGAACTAGAAATGGCTCAAGTAGCCTCAAAAGTGTATGATATTATCCATCCGACTCCAGTATCGTTGAAACAACTATCGGCAATCACCATTAGTCTAGAATTATGGCGACGTAAATTGAATGAATATCGCACGACTAGAAAATTGGAGGAATTTGACACATGCAGGCTACGAAAAGAAACTGCCTGGATGAATACTCTGCTTCCTGATTTACCGTCCACGATTTACAAGACGATCGAAGATGTTGTCTCAAGATTTGGGTATTCGATAGGATGTTGGGGATCTCAGCATTTCAGTGCAGGATTTTGTTTTCGATACGATGTAGGTAATAAGAACTATGTTTTAGAAGACTTCGATGATTTTGTGTGCGATTACGACGGCTCTATTGATTATGCGAAGacagccgaacgtatgatgcgtTGTGAACGATTCAATTCTGAAATGAAGTTTATAATCGCTTGTTTGTATTGCTTTGAAGACGATATCAGACGAATTTGGCCATCTGTATCGAGAAACATGAACGtatattttactgattttgacAAATGGCCGCAATTATATTACTGGATTTGCCGTCTCTCGAATAACCTagacaaaataaaaacttttagAACTCTAAACGACCAAATGTTAATGTCATATACGAGTTTGTTTTATAATAGATCTTGggtggagtatttttggaatcgtataccTCTCGAATATCGAATTTACAGTACTGTTACCTACTTAGATAGTTATCATTTTGTTAgattcattttaccaaaactggATGATGAGCAGCTTGATAAATACGTCAATGATGGGTATGGTGCTCGTGATGGTTATTGGTTGTATATCATGTTTATGGATCTTAATTGCGATGAATGGGTCGTCCTGAGAACTTGGCACCGTATTAGAAACATTATAAAAGAaagtatttttacaaatttgatcgTTCATATGTTAGAAATTCAGGATACTGTTGATGACGAGCACGAACAGGAGACGTGGAAATATTTGTGTTGTCAGATATGGAACCATTCACCTGCTACTTTGAAATCATCGGTAATCAGAGTTATCTCTTCCGACAATAgctggttggaaaattttgatcagataaAAAACCCTGAGCTGCTATTGACTATTCTGCGAGATGCAtctttggaagaaaaaaacttattcttGCGTAATTGCTGGAGTGAGTTATTTCAACAAGTTGGAAGAAAATATGTGCAAAAAGTGATCGAATTATGCTTCGAGGACGAAGATGAGATTAATCAGTTCAAGCAAAACCTCCTGATTAACAGCAGAGATGTGCTTCAATTCTGTGTTGCATTATTGAAAGATTCGTGTTTCGAAGTATTGAATGCATTTGTGAGGTTCTGTTGTACCGAATTGCAAGCAGCGAGAAATCTTAAACAACGAATACTGCGGTCGGCTTTTCTCGATGGTGATTGCAAACTTAGTCCTGACCATATCCGTAGAATCGAAGACCTCAAAGAATTTGTTAATGATGCTTTCGACAACGTTGATgagtttaaaaatctgctggtttTTTCCTCTTCATTTATGTGGCGTTTATGGTACCTGATTTTCTACGAACGTGTTTCTTCGGAAACGATCGTCAAATTTATTACTACCCTGTTTTCAACGGAAGAAACAGTAATGCAAGTCAAAAATAGTTTGATTGATTCGTTTAAAGAACGTTTGGCGAATAACGTCTATCTACTTAGTGACTCTGAGTTGAACCCGATTTTATTATGGTGTTTGGGAAGTAACGAAGCAGTTGAAGAATTCAAACTGAACTGCTCTTCGCTGTAGAGCCAGATGGCCGTGGAAATCTAGCCAGTgtgtttgtgattttttattctaaatcaaAGTTATGTTATGTTATTAggttttttacgtatttttaattcttttaatttgatttacttgcttgaaaatttcatgagatTGTCGAAGATGTGAAAGGTTTTTATGTACCTTTTACGTCTTGTATCTGCGAGTTTCAGCTAGTTAAtgatttttgtgagaaattcaagaatacTGAGCGATTGATTCGAGCTCTTTTAATCGTATTCAGGCAGTTTTGcatagtttaaaatttttctctcatttttgtttGTTAATTTAATGAAGGTTTGAATCCTGTTACTGCAGTTCAATTTCAGacgaatcttcaaaatttttgttgctattTTTACGATCCGTTTCACAATAAGTAGTACTTCTACTCGTACTTATGTTTCATTTATGTATAtaaatagttttttttccattattatcGATTTTTTGCGTTATTATTTTTATCCTAATTTTTCGgtgaaggtaggtaggtacccccCGAGTAGATAGGCAAAATTCCCTCAACTtgggatttcgatgaaacttacagggtatgtttagtaccccgaaaaaaataattttgggcccatagcccgctccccaccccactcTCCTCAACCAGGGGGGGCAAacacgcgtttttcagggggaaaattctgCATCGACGCGTGTTtcagataaattgattctgtaaacgaatatatagttagaggatacatggcgatacctccctgaattttttcagaatttttcatcgcatggggtgGGGAGAAgaggggacaaaagaaaactttaaatagACATTTCTCCGGAActaaaaaacataccaaaatgggtttttcgtcaactatgtatctttaggtctactttctataaaAGTCATCACCTGGCCATTTGGATTGGtaggtcaagctcaaaagctcaaaaattctcggaattttttgatagagatggTTATGTGAGATTTTAGAGTGACATATTCTTAGACaggttataattatttcttctcttctgtttagGTGATCGAGGTTCTTCCaggggtagattgtttttttgtgttgaaagagtttgtatgatgtctgtgatgaccagaaattttgccatttagagtgagtattttgtttgaagaaGGATTTTATATCGTCAAGGTGAAAATGGTGAAGGGAGGAGGGATAGTGGCTGATTTTGCATAggtgtcaacaatttcatttcctacataaggtggatggtgtggtttgaattttggagatctagcaaaattttgtgaatattttggacaatagggtgatctgaaaaaatgttttgtatggatATCAAGGAGCTAAGAGAGTCACTTtgtattgaaaagtttttgttttcaagctgtgtggtggatatgttcaaaaattgcaagaagttcggcagtaggtaagtatatattgaagagacctcatgaattttaaaattgaaaattttttcatttattgagaAAGCATATCCaagcataaattgaattctgtagTTTGATATGAGTTCAAGATAGTGGCTTTTGATTTATAATGTGGAATGGtttctttttggataatttttcagttgaaaatcaatttgtaatggttttaaatcatcatttaaattctaaaattttgaagcaaaataaaatttttataagtaaatcatgattttcgagagcttttgctctcgcttcgctcgggcccgtttgcttttctcttctacttttgaatttttctaaagaaaatcAGCATTCAAATACCATCGTGCCTCTCAGAGTACCGATTTCTGagagcttttaccctcgctGCGCTCAAGCCCGTTCGCTTTactttgtcaattttggatttttcaaaaaaaacaacattattcaaatttcaaaattttgaaacaaaatttcaaaattatgaactttTTATAAGTTACTCATTACTCATACATCGTCTTTATCTATATCTCTCGAAAATATactgattttcaagattttttgcccttgcttcgctcgggtctgtttgcttttcttttttcttttggattttacaaaaaaaaataatatcattcaaattctatcgtttttatgcctcctagaatactaattttcaaaagcttttgccctcgctttgctcgggctcacttgattttctttttgcatttcctatttttcaacaaaaaataacatacaatttttaaaattttgaagcaaatagtacttaatatgaaatatttacaatgaaaattaaatttgattttaagcgaACATGGTGTGatgttcataaattttcaaaattgataaggagaaaatcaaacgaaaaactGAATTGAAACCTTATATTTTTGGCGtttatatacctactacctacttgttTAAATGAAATCATAAGGAGTTTGAAGacaagaaaagcaaacattttttacaaaaaattggccaaaaactttgttggcaaaattgtaGTATAACGCTACCCGTAACTTTAATCTACGTGTTATTTAGATtctaaatctaaatttttgtttttatttatttcgtcgATCGGTTATGTAAAATATAAATGGTTAGTGCGCCAGGAGTCCAAAACGTTATGGTCTCTTATGGGAAATACTTGGCTATtgttttttcgagcattttaaaAGTGTAATCGTTATATACATAAGTTTGACGCGTCAATACGAATGTAAACTTCAAACTGTAACGTTGTCTAAGCTTTTAAAGCTTGTTTTCTATTTACGTATACGGTTCGTTGTACCTACTAGGTCAACGAccgctttttcaaaataaaatttatttttatttgattgttATGTTCGAGTTATTATTTGTTTGAAGTCAGTTAAAGTCTTGTTCGAGTAGTCAGGGTATTTTATTCGTGTGTCGAGTAAATATCCGTAcaaacttgaatgtaaatttttaccccctccctggcccttaaaaaattccgtaagtgcccgaaaaatgacctgctgaaagtcctgctaaaacttaaaagtcctactttttcattttgaaattttgttagtcACCCTGACCATGGTAATTGGTACAATAATATTAGACCCCTCATGGTTTAGGGAAAActactagcgctacggtcatgttgggtactaaaaattataccagCGGTAATCcaggtacttacttatttcagatccatgcaaacttgggtgtctcttatcagcaattgtttttttcgcGCTTTGTTTTCTTCccgatggaaaatttcatgagtttttactttttcatttggtaattgatcaacttcaaataacgtttggaaaaaaattattggcgaagtaagtagctttcAATGTGTAATTTCAGAATATACgttcatatgtacctacttgtctTTACtacattttcatgaattttttttttggggtttaAAATGGACcacttaattttttattctgaagTGGGCCCTTTTGAAGTGTTTTGCGTACTGAGCCCACCCCCCTTAAATCCGccactgatttttttctacttcttatTTTCGTTGTTTGTTGCTGGTCTTGAGATTTTGTGAGGCACCCTgcaaataaataatgaattacTTTAAACAGCACCGTTGCATGGTATATGATTAACGATTaaagcttttgaatttttttgaaaaatctaatgaAACCGTGTTCGCGAAATCATTAATTCGATCCTTACAATTCTAGGTTCAAATGGAAGTTCAACAACACCAAGAACTAGAAATGGCCGAAGTCACGTCAGAAGTGtacgatatttttcatccgTCTCCGGTATCGCTGAAACAACTATCAGCGATCGTCGTTAGCCTGGAAATTTGGCGACGTAGAGTAAATGAATATCGCACagatagaaaattgaaagaatttgacCCATACAGCCTGCAAAAAGGAAATACATGGGTGAAAACTGTGCTTCCTGATTTACCGTCCACAATTTACAAGACGATCGAACAAGTTGCCTCAAGATTTGGGTATTCGATGGGCGTTTGGCTAATTCAGCATTTTGAAAGAGGATTTCGTTTTGAATACAGTGATAAGAACCATGTTTTAGAAGACTTCGATGATTTTGTGTGCGATTATGACGGCTCTATACATTTTGTGAGGACAGCTGAACGTATGATGCGTTGTGAATGCATcaatttggaaatgaaatttattgtcGCTAGTGTGTATTTCTTCGAAGACGACATAAGACGAATTTGGCCATCTGTATCAGCAAACATGAACGTagatttgatcgattttgacAAATGCCCGCAATCCTATTACTGGATTTGCCGTCTCACGAATAAATTAGACAAAATACCAATCCCGAGGGGTGAAACTGTTGATGAAAGAATGTTTAAGTATTCTATGCCTCATAATAGGCCTTCcatggagtatttttggaatcgtataccTGTTGAAAATCAAGTTCAAAGAGGTGTTGAACACCGTAGGGGTTATGATTTTGTTAGGTTCATTTTACGGAAACTGGATGATGAGCAGCTCGATAAATACGTCAATGATAGGTATCGGTATGGGTATGCTGATGATAATGACTTGTATTTCATGTTTCTTGGTCTTCATTGCGATGAATGGGTCGTCCTGAGAACTTGGTTTCACATTAGGAACATTATAACGAAaagtaattttacaaatttgatcGTTCATATGCTTAAAATTGAGTATGATTATGTAAATGAGTGCCATGAACACGAAAAGTGGGAATATTTGTGTGGTCAGATATGGAACCATTCGCCTCTTACTTTAAAACCATCGGTGATTAAAGTTATTTCCTCCGATAGTAGCTGGTTGGAAGGTATGAGTTACGTAAACGTCGATTTGCTGTTGACTATTCTGCAAGATGCATCTTCGGAAGAACGAAACTTATTCTTGCGTAACTGCTGGAGTGGGTTAATTGAACgagttcgaagaaaaaatttgcaactaGTAATAGAATTGTGCCTTGAGAACGAAGATGAGATTAATGAGTTCAAGCAAAGCATAATGATTAACAGCAGAGATATCCTTCGATACTGTGTGGCGTTAATGGAAGATTCGTGTCTCGAAGAATTGAACGCCTTTGTGAGTTTCTGTTGTGCCGAATTACAAACAGCGAGAAATCTTAAACAACAAACACTGCAGTCGGCTTTTTTCGATGAATATTGCAGACTTAGTCCTGACAATATCCGTCGAGTCGAAGACCTCAATGAATTTGTTAATGATGCTTTCGACAACGTTGATCTATCCAtcaactttaaaaatgggctgATTTCGTCCTCTTCATTTATGAAACAATTATGGGGCTCGATTAGCTTAGGACTTGTTTCTTCGGAAACGACCATCAAATTTATTAATACCCTGTTTTCCACCGAAGAATCTGTAATGCGAGTCAAAAAgagtttgattgattttttgaaaggatttGTGACGTCTGTTAACCGCGACTACCTATTTAACGATGCTAGTAACTGCGGTACTATATTTCGCAGGGATGAATTCAATTCGATGTTATTATGGTGTTTGGGAAATAATGAACGAGTTGAAGAATTCAAACTAAACTGCACTTCGTAGTGGAGCCACATGGCCATAAAGTTCAATCCAacgaatttatgatttttttattctaaatctACAATGGGGTATGTTAagttttctatgtattttttattctcttAATTCAACTGTGTTGTGATTGTGAAGTAAATCGGCATTATTATGTACATACCTCtacgattaaaatttttgaataaaatttttcaaatttcttgaatACCCAATCattgatttgttttttgcttcgaataattttcaagattattttAGAGGATTTCATTATTTCTCAATTAGTTTTAATGGGTAGCAGAATAGacgagttaattttttattattttcaataaggAGAAACGATCTATTTAGACGAAAATTTTAGGAGAGAATAATTTTACAACTTGAACTTACTTCTACAAACAGTAGAAA
This region of Planococcus citri chromosome 5, ihPlaCitr1.1, whole genome shotgun sequence genomic DNA includes:
- the LOC135847738 gene encoding uncharacterized protein LOC135847738 isoform X2, giving the protein MEVQQHQELEMAEVTSEVYDIFHPSPVSLKQLSAIVVSLEIWRRRVNEYRTDRKLKEFDPYSLQKGNTWVKTVLPDLPSTIYKTIEQVASRFGYSMGVWLIQHFERGFRFEYSDKNHVLEDFDDFVCDYDGSIHFVRTAERMMRCECINLEMKFIVASVYFFEDDIRRIWPSVSANMNVDLIDFDKCPQSYYWICRLTNKLDKIPIPRGETVDERMFKYSMPHNRPSMEYFWNRIPVENQVQRGVEHRRGYDFVRFILRKLDDEQLDKYVNDRYRYGYADDNDLYFMFLGLHCDEWVVLRTWFHIRNIITKSNFTNLIVHMLKIEYDYVNECHEHEKWEYLCGQIWNHSPLTLKPSVIKVISSDSSWLEGMSYVNVDLLLTILQDASSEERNLFLRNCWSGLIERVRRKNLQLVIELCLENEDEINEFKQSIMINSRDILRYCVALMEDSCLEELNAFVSFCCAELQTARNLKQQTLQSAFFDEYCRLSPDNIRRVEDLNEFVNDAFDNVDLSINFKNGLISSSSFMKQLWGSISLGLVSSETTIKFINTLFSTEESVMRVKKSLIDFLKGFVTSVNRDYLFNDASNCGTIFRRDEFNSMLLWCLGNNERVEEFKLNCTS
- the LOC135848236 gene encoding uncharacterized protein LOC135848236, with product MEVEQHQELEMAQVASKVYDIIHPTPVSLKQLSAITISLELWRRKLNEYRTTRKLEEFDTCRLRKETAWMNTLLPDLPSTIYKTIEDVVSRFGYSIGCWGSQHFSAGFCFRYDVGNKNYVLEDFDDFVCDYDGSIDYAKTAERMMRCERFNSEMKFIIACLYCFEDDIRRIWPSVSRNMNVYFTDFDKWPQLYYWICRLSNNLDKIKTFRTLNDQMLMSYTSLFYNRSWVEYFWNRIPLEYRIYSTVTYLDSYHFVRFILPKLDDEQLDKYVNDGYGARDGYWLYIMFMDLNCDEWVVLRTWHRIRNIIKESIFTNLIVHMLEIQDTVDDEHEQETWKYLCCQIWNHSPATLKSSVIRVISSDNSWLENFDQIKNPELLLTILRDASLEEKNLFLRNCWSELFQQVGRKYVQKVIELCFEDEDEINQFKQNLLINSRDVLQFCVALLKDSCFEVLNAFVRFCCTELQAARNLKQRILRSAFLDGDCKLSPDHIRRIEDLKEFVNDAFDNVDEFKNLLVFSSSFMWRLWYLIFYERVSSETIVKFITTLFSTEETVMQVKNSLIDSFKERLANNVYLLSDSELNPILLWCLGSNEAVEEFKLNCSSL
- the LOC135847945 gene encoding uncharacterized protein LOC135847945: MEVQQHKELEMTEVTSKVYDIIHPSPVSLKQLSAINISLEIWRRKVNEYRTDGKLKEFDPCSLRKETTWMKTMLPDLPSTIYKTIEQVVSRFGYSMECWRSEHFRAGFCFQYTDENSVLEDFDDFSSDCDGSIDYAKTAERMMRCEQFNSEMKFIIACLYCFEDDIRRIWPSVWLNIKEYFTDFHKWPQLYYWICRLSKTLDKIQTFRNLDVQMLMSYMSNNRSWVEYFWNRIPLENRIYSTVTYLNSNHFVRFILPKLDDEQLDKYVNDGYGRGNGYALYMMFLDLNCDEWVVLRTWHHIRNIIKESNFTKLIVHMFQIEDLDGQEYHDQEKWEYLCCQIWNHSPPALKSSVIRVISSNNSWLEDFDQINDELLLTILQDASLEEKNLFLRNCWSELFIQVRRKNVQRLIELCFEDQDEINQFKQDVMINSRDVLQYCVELLEESCFEELNAFVRFCCTELQAARNLKQRILRSAFLDGDCKLSPDHIRRIEDLKKFGNDAFDNVDEFKNLLVFSSSFMWRLWYLIFYERVSSETIVNFITTLFSTEGTVMQVKNSLIDSFKERLANNVYLLSDSELNPILLWCLGSDEAVEEFKLNCSSL
- the LOC135847738 gene encoding uncharacterized protein LOC135847738 isoform X1; this encodes MNYFKQHRCMVQMEVQQHQELEMAEVTSEVYDIFHPSPVSLKQLSAIVVSLEIWRRRVNEYRTDRKLKEFDPYSLQKGNTWVKTVLPDLPSTIYKTIEQVASRFGYSMGVWLIQHFERGFRFEYSDKNHVLEDFDDFVCDYDGSIHFVRTAERMMRCECINLEMKFIVASVYFFEDDIRRIWPSVSANMNVDLIDFDKCPQSYYWICRLTNKLDKIPIPRGETVDERMFKYSMPHNRPSMEYFWNRIPVENQVQRGVEHRRGYDFVRFILRKLDDEQLDKYVNDRYRYGYADDNDLYFMFLGLHCDEWVVLRTWFHIRNIITKSNFTNLIVHMLKIEYDYVNECHEHEKWEYLCGQIWNHSPLTLKPSVIKVISSDSSWLEGMSYVNVDLLLTILQDASSEERNLFLRNCWSGLIERVRRKNLQLVIELCLENEDEINEFKQSIMINSRDILRYCVALMEDSCLEELNAFVSFCCAELQTARNLKQQTLQSAFFDEYCRLSPDNIRRVEDLNEFVNDAFDNVDLSINFKNGLISSSSFMKQLWGSISLGLVSSETTIKFINTLFSTEESVMRVKKSLIDFLKGFVTSVNRDYLFNDASNCGTIFRRDEFNSMLLWCLGNNERVEEFKLNCTS